The Chryseobacterium sp. G0186 genome includes the window TTTGTGATGGTTTGAGTTACTTTTTCAGAATCTACCTCTTTAAAATCAATATTCTCTGTATCCTGAAGCTCATCTTTTGCCACTTTTTCCGCATAATTCCAAAGTTCTTCCAGTTGCTGGGAAATTCTTGCTTTATGTTTTTTGATGGCTTTTCCCCAGACAAAAGTATAGCGGTTGGCATTGGCTTCTATCTTTGTGCCGTCTACAAAAGTGGTTTCCAGACTTACCAAACCTTCTTTCTCTAAAAGAAGAACGATTTGTGTGAAGATGGCTTTAATCTCGCCCTTCAAACGCTGGCTGCGAAATCTGTTGATGGTATTATGGTCGGGACGGCTCATTGCAGAAACCCACATAAAATGGATGTTTTCCTTCAAGGCCTGTTCTATTTTACGGCTCGAATAGATATTACTCAAATAACCGTAAATTAAAACTTTCAAAAGCATTTTCGGATGATAGCACGAAGTTCCGCCAGGTTTGTAGGTGTTGACTAAGCTTTTAATATCCAGCCCGTCAATGATGTCCGAAACTATTTTTACAGGATGCTTTTCATCAATCAACTCCGATAAATTGGGAGGAAAAAGCAAATTTTCTTTGGGATTGTAATCTTTAAAGACTACTTTTGATGTACTTAACACACAGCAAATTAATCAATTTGATACAATTAGGAAAGCTTTCGCTTTCCTTTTTTTGAATAAAAAAGACTGCCTCACTTTTGAGACAGCCTCTTTTTTTTATTCTACACTTCATATTTCCTTAATAACTTCGACACACAAACATAAACTTACTTTTTTTTTAATCCTCCATATTTGAATGGAAAACCTTCATCAGGTTAATTAAATAATTCCCACATTGGTTATTAATGTAATATAAATCAATTTAATACAAATTTGACAGTTCATTTTCTCATTTTGAGACACGTTATTTTTACGGATTTTAGAGGATAATTATTTATGTTATCTTTTTGTAATATAAAAAAAACAAATCTCTACTTTTTGAAATATTATATTTTTTATTCCTATATTTGCTTAACATTTCTTTAACTATAATTAGTTATAATTATAGTTACATAGATTGTGCCGGCTTGTTTACAATGAATAAGGAAATAAATCGCATACTTTAATATCATATGAACAATTAATATTTTTTTATTAAAAAATTATTACTAAATTTCAATTATGATTAAAGATATTATATAATTTTATTATTTTTATTCCTCCATAGCAAACAATAACTACTTACAGCTACTGTATTAGTTTTTTGTTATAAAAAAGCATATTATTATTTTAATATTAAATGCAATGAAAAACTTGACTACTATTGGACTGATATCTTTTGAAAAGCCGGATTACTTCTCTATCTCTAGCAACTTTAGAGACGACAAAACATTGTTGATAAATAATCAACAAAAAACGTTTACAAATAAAAATATAATAAAACCAATTTTATGATTTTATAAAAACCATTTCTCTTTATTTCAAAGAGTTATGAATTTTTATAAAGTTTCTTACTAACATATTACGCCATGAAAAACTTAACCATTATTGGACTAACGCCTTTTGAAAGGCCGGATGTCAACCTTATGCCTAAATTGCATCAGGCGGGTATCTTTCCCGTTCTAAGTTTGGGACATGAGTTGGTGGCCGCCAAAGAAGCATTAAGTCGCCTTGACCAATTAGATATACCGTCTTATGGTATTTACATCTCCAGCGAGAAGCTTGAATCGCTTCAAGTCCCTGACAAGGCAGCATTTGCAATTATTCCCTCCGGAATGTCAATCAATCAAAATCCAAATCTTACCCTTATTTATCAGGTAACCAGTTTGGAAGAAGCAAGAAAGGCTGAGCAGTCAGGAGCAAAAGGAATTATTATTAAAGGAAATGAAGCAGGAGGCCAAATCGGTTATGAATCTACATTCGTACTGTTTCAGCGCATCATCAAGGAAATTCAGAACATCCCGGTTTGGGTGCAAGGAGGAATAGGACTCCATACCGCCGCTGCTGTAAAAGCACTGGGAGCAACAGGTGTTGTACTAGACAGCCAGCTTGCCTTATTCCCTGAAAGCTCTGTTCCGCAGGACATCAAGGATTTATGTTCAAAACTGAATGGGACAGAAACCAAGATCATTGCCAATCATCGTGTGTTGGTAAGACCTAATTCCCCTGTCTTATCTGAAAATGTAAGCACTGTAGAACTCAAACAATACTTTATAGACCTTGATGTCAGCAAAAGCTATATCCCTATGGGACAGGATATTTCGTTGGCTATAAATTTATATGAAGAATTCAAAACGTTAAAAAAACTAATATTTGGACTTAAGGAAGCCATGCGTGGCCACTTAAAACAGGCAAAGGCTCTTCAGGTTATTGATCAAAACAATCCACTGGCACAGGAACTTGGCCTAAGATATCCCATTGCACAGGGACCAATGACCCGTGTAAGTGATGTTCCTGCATTTGCCAATGCTGTAGCAGAAGCCGGTGCCTTACCATTTGTAGCGTTATCCTTGCTTAAAGGAGGATCTGCAAAAGCTTTGGTAATGGAAACAAAAGAACTTGCCGGAAATAAGCCATGGGGAGTTGGAATTTTAGGATTTGCCCCTCAGGAATTAAGAGAAGAACAAACCTCCTATATTCTGGAAGCTCAGCCTCCTGTAGTTCTGATTGCCGGAGGAAGACCCGCACAGGCTAAGATATTTGAAAAAGCAGGAATAAAGACATTCCTGCACGTTCCGTCTCCTGCCCTATTGGATATTTTCCTGAAAGAAGGAGCCCGAAACTTCATCTTTGAAGGACGAGAATGCGGGGGCCATGTTGGTCCATTGTCTAGTATGGTTCTTTGGGAAAAACAGATTGAACGTATATTAAAAGAAGATCACCCTGAAAATATCAGCGTCTTCTTCGCAGGCGGAATCCATAATGATTTCTCAACAGCTTTTGTTTCCATTATGGCCGCTCCTTTAGCTGCCAGAGGGGTAAAAGTAGGCGTATTAATGGGAACCGCTTATCTCTATACACAGGAAGCTGTACAAACAGGGGCAATTCAGGAAGAGTTCCAGTTACAGGCCATGCAGGCAAAAGATACTGTACTATTGGAAACAGCTCCCGGACACGAAACACGTTGTTTAAACACAGCATTTGCTCACCACTTCAACACTGAAAAAGCCAATCTTTTGGCAGCAGGAGCAGACAAAAAAGAAGTATGGGAACAACTGGAAAAACTAAATGTAGGACGTTTAAGAATTGCAGCCAAAGGAATAGAACGCCAAGGTGATCAACTGGTTAGCATCCCTAAAGACGAACAGCTTGATCTTGGAATGTATATGATCGGGCAGATTGCAACGATGCATAGCAAAGTGCTTTCACTGGAGGAACTTCACCAGAACGTCAGCATCCAGAATTACGATTATATTCAAAACGCAGTAGTATCTGAAGAGCCGTCATCAAGCGAAAAGCCACTGGACATCGCTATCGTCGGGATGGAATGTATTTTCCCGGGAGCCAAGAACCTGGAAGAGTTCTGGAGAAATATCATCCTTGGAAAAGACAGCATTACAGAAGTTCCGGACGAAAGATGGAACAAAGATCTATATTACAACCCGGATTCAGACGAGCCGGATGTATCTCACTCCAAATGGGGCGGATTCATTCCTAAAATTGACTTTGATCCATTAGCATTCGGAATTCCGCCACAGTCTCTTGCAGCTATTGAGCCTACTCAATTGTTAACCTTACTGGTTGCAAAACGTGCTATGGAAGATGCAGGATACGGCGAAAAACATATCAATAGAGAAAACATCTCTGTTATTATTGGTGCTGAAGGGGGTAATGACCTTGCCAACAGCTATAGTTTCAGAGGATATTATAAGCAGGTGTTTGGTGAACTTCATGAGGAAGTAAAAGATGCCTTCCCTCATACCACAGAAGATTCATTCCCTGGTATTTTGGCCAATGTAATCGCAGGTAGGATTACGAACCGTCTGGATCTTGGCGGAAGAAATTTCACTGTAGATGCGGCCTGTGCTTCTTCTTTGGCAGCGATTGACTTAGCTTGCCAGGAGCTTGTACTAGGCAAATCAGATATAGTGCTGGCAGGAGGGGCAGATTTACATAACGGAATCAATGATTATCTTATGTTCTCCAGCACCCATGCCCTTTCCAGAAAAGGAAGATGTGCAACATTTGACAGTGATGCAGACGGAATTGCTCTTGGTGAAGGAGTTGCTATCATTGTTTTAAAAAGATATGAAGATGCTGTACGCGATGGTGACCGCATTTACTCGGTCATCAAAGGAGTGGGTGGATCTAGTGACGGTAAAGCTCTTGGCCTTACTGCACCTAGAAAAATTGGTCAGGTAAGAGCATTAGAACGTGCTTATACCCAAGCCGGAATCAGTGCTGCATCCGTAGGATTGGTTGAAGCTCACGGTACAGGAACCGTGGTTGGAGACAAAACAGAGCTTAGTGCATTGACTAACCTATTCAGCCGTTCAGGAGCTTTGCCGGGACAGACTCATTTAGGTTCCGTGAAGACTCAGATTGGGCATACCAAATGTGCTGCAGGATTAGCAGGCTTAATCAAGGCTTCATTAGCAGTATATCATGGAGTAAAGCCACCAACCCTTCATCTTCAAAAGCCCAATGCTTATTATAATGCAGAAACTAGCCCTTTCTCTTTCCATGCAGAAACTGGATTATGGACGGAGAAGAACCGTTATGCAGGAGTCAGTGCCTTTGGATTTGGAGGAACTAATTTCCATACCGTAATTGCCAATCATCCAAAACAAGATGACTCTATTGCCATGCAGTCTTGGCCATCAGAACTTTTTGTATTCCGTGGGAATAACTACGAGGAAGCAAAAGGACAATCAAGCCAGATTAAAGCTTTATTGGAAATTAATGATGGTATTGCATTAAAAGATATTGCTTACAGTTTAAGCATCAGTTCAGAAAAGCCAATCCAGTTCAGCATTGTTGCAGATACAGCCGAAGACCTGATGATGAAGCTTGAACTCGTACTGCTAGGGATAGAGACCAAAGATACTTTCACCGTTAACAAAAAAGAAGGTAAAGTAGCTTTCACATTCCCTGGGCAAGGAAGTCAGAGAATTAATATGGCTCGTGATCTCTTCGTAGTTTTCCCGGCGATGCGTAAGCTTATTGATGACTATCCGGAACTTGAAAAAGTGGTTTTCCCGTCTACAACATTCAATGAAGCTGATTTAAAGCAACAAAAGGAAACCATAAAAGATACCCGTCTGGCACAACCTCTTTTAGGAATTGTTGATCTTGCATTAGCAAAATTCCTAGAAACATTAGGGATCGTTCCTGATATGCTCGCAGGTCATAGCTATGGAGAATTACCGGCTTTATGTTTTGCAGGGGTATTTGGAGAGGATCAATTGGTTGATTTAAGTATCCGAAGAGCTCAGTCTATTTTAGATTCAGTAGAAGGAGGAGATCCGGGTTCAATGTTGGCAGCAAGTGCTACCCACGAACGTTTACAACCAATCATTGCCAAGGTAGAAGGATGCTATCCGGTTAACTTCAATGCTCCTACTCAGTGCGTTATTGCTGGAAGTACAGAGGCCATCAATAAACTACTGGAAGTCCTTAAACAAGAAGGTATTTCTGCTAAGAAGCTGGAAGTTGCCTGTGCATTCCACAGCCCGTTGTTAGCAAAATCTAAAGAATTATATGCTGATGTATTAAAAGACGTCTCTTTCCAGGAAATGCAGATCCCTGTATGGTCCAATACTACAGCAGAAGTATACCCAACAAATACAGAAGAAATCAAGGAAAGACTTACCGATCACCTAGTACAGCCTGTAAGATTCGTAGAGCAGATGCAAGCCATGTATAACGACGGAGCTAGAATCTTTATTGAGGTTGGACCTGGAAAAGTCCTTACCGGATTGGCAAAATCATGTATTGAAAAAGATCAGCTGACCTTATATGTAGAAGACAACAGCCGTAATAAGTTTACCCACTTGCTTTGCATGTTGGCTCAGTATCTAGGTACAGGCCGTAGCTTTAATATCGATAAACTTTTCGATGGCCGTAGTGTTCAGCTTATTGACATCAATCACCCTGAACTGTACAAGAAAAGCCCAGCTATCTGGCGCGTGAACGGACAAGCTGCACATCCGACAACAGGCTCACTGCCGGCTAATGGTGCGCTCCCAATTTTAACTCCTATTTCCATGAACAATTTCACTAATAATACCCAGCCCCCTGCAACGGAAAGCTTATCTACAGCAGAACGTATGTTGCAGGAATATTTAAACAGCATGAAGCTAATGATCCAGGCGCAACGAGATGTGATGCTTTCCTTTATGGGACAGAATCCTCAAGTACACCAGGCTCCGGTTTATGCTTCACCTACCCCTGTTAATCAACCAATCACAACCATTCCTGCCCAACCGATACATCAGGAAAAACAAGTTGCGGT containing:
- a CDS encoding type I polyketide synthase gives rise to the protein MKNLTIIGLTPFERPDVNLMPKLHQAGIFPVLSLGHELVAAKEALSRLDQLDIPSYGIYISSEKLESLQVPDKAAFAIIPSGMSINQNPNLTLIYQVTSLEEARKAEQSGAKGIIIKGNEAGGQIGYESTFVLFQRIIKEIQNIPVWVQGGIGLHTAAAVKALGATGVVLDSQLALFPESSVPQDIKDLCSKLNGTETKIIANHRVLVRPNSPVLSENVSTVELKQYFIDLDVSKSYIPMGQDISLAINLYEEFKTLKKLIFGLKEAMRGHLKQAKALQVIDQNNPLAQELGLRYPIAQGPMTRVSDVPAFANAVAEAGALPFVALSLLKGGSAKALVMETKELAGNKPWGVGILGFAPQELREEQTSYILEAQPPVVLIAGGRPAQAKIFEKAGIKTFLHVPSPALLDIFLKEGARNFIFEGRECGGHVGPLSSMVLWEKQIERILKEDHPENISVFFAGGIHNDFSTAFVSIMAAPLAARGVKVGVLMGTAYLYTQEAVQTGAIQEEFQLQAMQAKDTVLLETAPGHETRCLNTAFAHHFNTEKANLLAAGADKKEVWEQLEKLNVGRLRIAAKGIERQGDQLVSIPKDEQLDLGMYMIGQIATMHSKVLSLEELHQNVSIQNYDYIQNAVVSEEPSSSEKPLDIAIVGMECIFPGAKNLEEFWRNIILGKDSITEVPDERWNKDLYYNPDSDEPDVSHSKWGGFIPKIDFDPLAFGIPPQSLAAIEPTQLLTLLVAKRAMEDAGYGEKHINRENISVIIGAEGGNDLANSYSFRGYYKQVFGELHEEVKDAFPHTTEDSFPGILANVIAGRITNRLDLGGRNFTVDAACASSLAAIDLACQELVLGKSDIVLAGGADLHNGINDYLMFSSTHALSRKGRCATFDSDADGIALGEGVAIIVLKRYEDAVRDGDRIYSVIKGVGGSSDGKALGLTAPRKIGQVRALERAYTQAGISAASVGLVEAHGTGTVVGDKTELSALTNLFSRSGALPGQTHLGSVKTQIGHTKCAAGLAGLIKASLAVYHGVKPPTLHLQKPNAYYNAETSPFSFHAETGLWTEKNRYAGVSAFGFGGTNFHTVIANHPKQDDSIAMQSWPSELFVFRGNNYEEAKGQSSQIKALLEINDGIALKDIAYSLSISSEKPIQFSIVADTAEDLMMKLELVLLGIETKDTFTVNKKEGKVAFTFPGQGSQRINMARDLFVVFPAMRKLIDDYPELEKVVFPSTTFNEADLKQQKETIKDTRLAQPLLGIVDLALAKFLETLGIVPDMLAGHSYGELPALCFAGVFGEDQLVDLSIRRAQSILDSVEGGDPGSMLAASATHERLQPIIAKVEGCYPVNFNAPTQCVIAGSTEAINKLLEVLKQEGISAKKLEVACAFHSPLLAKSKELYADVLKDVSFQEMQIPVWSNTTAEVYPTNTEEIKERLTDHLVQPVRFVEQMQAMYNDGARIFIEVGPGKVLTGLAKSCIEKDQLTLYVEDNSRNKFTHLLCMLAQYLGTGRSFNIDKLFDGRSVQLIDINHPELYKKSPAIWRVNGQAAHPTTGSLPANGALPILTPISMNNFTNNTQPPATESLSTAERMLQEYLNSMKLMIQAQRDVMLSFMGQNPQVHQAPVYASPTPVNQPITTIPAQPIHQEKQVAVAASAVAVKAPTRDIKSLLLQVVSDKTGYPQEMLGMEMDLEADLSIDSIKRVEIIGTLRNELGTLSNGNANEDTVMEQLAGIKTLSGLVSWLTEFSGTNTTATPEKNGSAPEVTPSKPQTSSALSLEDLQNAILNIVSEKTGYPKEMLGLDLDLEADLSIDSIKRMEIIADLKNKIGFGENLEQADDVMEKLAAIKTLRGLASWISEMSGETNDIMEEAKQTNTPEPTSNVLSRLRFGITPTDASLVQNTDILQGKRFAITQDDSKQTLAIKEALEKYGAIAELVDTEKDLSRFDGLIMLDLFSSEDKPSIIDHVDLIKKMDFDKAKWVYLISDITANLQEITDAKALRHHQGYPGLFKSLAREFDHTICRLISLSTPQEIDQIAEITLREILTNDKPAEVIYKNEKRHKVDIIPSPLSTSLNEAHIQLDQKSVVLVLGGAQGITAELVKHMSQAYPCNYILVGRSADPRNEAAALKEFEGMKTKEEIRSFLIKSGKFTSPAEIEKETTKVYKNNQILRTIRDMEMLGNTIIYQSLDLCDEEGLSNLINSIYEKYNRLDGVIHGAGLLEDKLFKQKTTSSFGRVFDTKVKPLRVLAEQLRTDCQFVVLFSSIASVYGNKGQTDYAAANSVLDDYANALNKRLKGKVISINWGPWKGAGMVSSTLESEYERRGISMIPLDEGKEIFLNEIKYGTESQVLIMSGNNW